The Candidatus Thorarchaeota archaeon genome includes a region encoding these proteins:
- a CDS encoding signal peptidase I encodes MDKVRTALKWDQRSELVKTLFLLGIVVIATFGGYGLFMFSMGTTTPLVVVTSESMEPTLYPGDLLILQGRPAEDIAVGDIIVYEDDWHGSAPIVHRVVSIEVENGKYYYFTQGDNNAIIDPGNRTYDEVVGVMILRIPAIGHLSLFLRTPLGIATTAVIFLLILVVPEFVCQEDEETGDGGPNGETESPKTD; translated from the coding sequence ATGGACAAGGTACGAACAGCACTCAAATGGGACCAGCGTTCAGAACTGGTGAAGACACTTTTTCTTCTGGGGATAGTAGTCATCGCGACTTTTGGCGGATATGGGTTATTCATGTTTTCCATGGGTACGACAACGCCGCTTGTGGTAGTCACAAGCGAATCTATGGAGCCAACGCTTTATCCCGGCGATCTGTTGATTCTCCAAGGTCGACCGGCGGAGGATATTGCAGTTGGGGACATTATCGTCTACGAAGACGATTGGCATGGTAGTGCTCCCATAGTGCACCGAGTTGTTTCGATTGAAGTGGAGAATGGGAAGTACTATTACTTTACACAAGGTGATAACAACGCCATAATCGACCCTGGAAACAGAACGTATGATGAAGTAGTTGGCGTCATGATTCTCCGGATTCCTGCTATAGGTCATCTAAGCCTGTTTCTCAGAACACCTCTTGGAATCGCCACAACTGCAGTGATTTTCTTGCTGATTCTGGTGGTACCCGAGTTTGTTTGCCAAGAAGACGAAGAGACCGGTGACGGGGGTCCGAATGGAGAGACTGAGTCACCCAAAACAGATTAG
- a CDS encoding tetratricopeptide repeat protein: MSENQERDTDDVSASSRTDNAGVFYRMGTLLALSGDHQGAADVYRRALDIEPGFSDARYALGLALAHLGNHEGAANNFEKAISLKSDFADAWNALGTAYAHLGHYHDSVEKLEEAIRLQPNHSEARRNLGWVLLNLQEDKRATEKLKTAIELNPHDPTAWTLLGVGLERLGQYEEASEMFQKAIEHDPESTEAWFSLGVVLLKTREHDRAVDKFKKMLSIDHERGCELLLDLTVDLSVHIPGRVREFIHEEYDKQF, encoded by the coding sequence GTGTCTGAAAACCAAGAACGAGATACCGACGACGTTTCCGCATCTTCACGTACAGATAATGCTGGCGTCTTCTACCGAATGGGCACCTTGCTTGCGCTGTCAGGTGACCATCAAGGGGCTGCAGATGTCTATAGAAGAGCATTAGACATTGAACCTGGCTTTTCCGATGCGCGTTACGCGCTAGGCTTAGCTCTTGCCCATCTCGGGAATCATGAAGGCGCAGCAAATAATTTTGAAAAAGCTATTAGTTTGAAATCAGATTTCGCTGATGCCTGGAATGCTCTTGGCACAGCGTATGCCCACTTGGGTCATTACCATGACTCTGTTGAGAAACTAGAAGAAGCCATTAGATTGCAGCCAAATCATTCTGAAGCACGGCGTAATCTTGGTTGGGTATTGCTGAATCTCCAAGAAGATAAGCGAGCCACAGAGAAGCTCAAAACTGCAATTGAACTGAATCCGCACGACCCCACAGCATGGACGTTACTTGGAGTCGGGTTGGAACGACTAGGACAATACGAAGAAGCCTCTGAAATGTTCCAGAAAGCTATTGAACATGATCCGGAATCTACAGAAGCATGGTTTTCTTTGGGAGTAGTTCTTCTCAAAACCAGAGAGCATGATAGGGCAGTTGATAAATTCAAGAAGATGCTTTCCATTGACCACGAGCGGGGCTGTGAGCTCCTTCTTGATTTGACAGTCGACCTTTCCGTGCATATACCGGGCCGGGTAAGAGAATTCATTCATGAGGAGTATGACAAGCAATTCTGA
- a CDS encoding MBL fold metallo-hydrolase: protein MEVTTVVSEGLAALSYFVESAGEAMVVDPRRDAQIYEEMALERNVEIKYVLESHRNEDLVLGSLELQNLVPSLEIIHSKHGAPFKYGEHNVGDGEKFEVGDLEIECLYTPGHTNDSICYAVTDTSTGDDPVAVFTGDTLFVNDVGRTDLVDIKKHEEQSRKMYHSLHDKVLELPDSTIVYPAHGAGSVCGADMAARPVTTIGYERKNNPWLNKDEEEFVEGRLNSNLMIPDYFTRCEVYNLEGPPLLSEVQRPRFLGMGAFEELMHRDDHDVLDTRTPSSFVSKHISDSIFMGLQMMGIFLGWVADYEDEHLLVVEDSSQLETAWNYMVRLGYDGFAGALGGGLMAWEHTGRPVDSLGHPSAPELKQWIDAKGLQIVDVREEHEVHGNLLPGSKLAPLTEIRDHIGDLDQDKKTVSVCPSGFRSTIGASILKRAGFEDVAVPLGGTHAWKNNGYELA, encoded by the coding sequence ATGGAAGTCACAACTGTTGTATCCGAGGGTTTGGCTGCTCTTTCTTATTTTGTTGAATCAGCTGGCGAAGCTATGGTCGTCGACCCGCGAAGAGACGCACAGATTTACGAAGAAATGGCACTAGAGAGGAACGTCGAGATTAAATACGTACTAGAGAGCCATCGTAACGAGGACCTAGTCTTAGGCTCATTAGAACTCCAGAATCTGGTTCCGTCTCTTGAGATTATTCACAGTAAACACGGAGCTCCCTTCAAGTATGGAGAGCATAATGTTGGAGACGGCGAGAAGTTTGAGGTTGGAGACTTAGAAATCGAATGCCTCTATACGCCTGGCCACACGAATGATAGCATCTGCTATGCTGTAACGGATACATCGACTGGCGATGATCCGGTTGCTGTTTTCACGGGTGATACCCTCTTCGTAAATGACGTTGGAAGAACAGACTTGGTTGACATTAAGAAGCACGAGGAGCAATCACGAAAGATGTATCACAGTCTACATGACAAAGTGCTTGAGCTCCCTGATTCTACTATCGTATATCCGGCGCATGGAGCAGGTTCTGTTTGTGGTGCCGATATGGCTGCTCGCCCAGTTACAACAATCGGATACGAACGGAAGAATAACCCTTGGCTGAACAAAGACGAGGAGGAATTCGTGGAAGGCAGGCTAAATTCGAACCTGATGATACCTGACTATTTCACCCGCTGTGAGGTGTACAATCTTGAAGGTCCACCCCTGTTGTCTGAGGTCCAACGTCCACGATTTCTTGGGATGGGGGCATTTGAGGAACTGATGCACCGGGACGACCACGATGTTCTTGATACTCGCACACCAAGCTCCTTTGTTAGCAAACACATTTCGGATTCGATCTTCATGGGGTTGCAAATGATGGGGATTTTCTTGGGTTGGGTAGCAGATTACGAAGATGAGCATCTACTCGTAGTTGAAGATTCCTCACAATTGGAGACTGCATGGAACTACATGGTTCGGCTCGGATATGATGGCTTCGCTGGTGCCCTTGGTGGCGGACTGATGGCTTGGGAACATACTGGAAGACCAGTCGATAGCCTCGGTCACCCCAGTGCTCCAGAGCTGAAACAATGGATTGACGCTAAGGGACTACAGATTGTTGATGTCCGAGAAGAGCATGAGGTCCATGGGAACCTCCTTCCTGGTTCCAAGCTCGCTCCTCTTACAGAGATTCGTGATCACATTGGGGATTTAGACCAAGACAAGAAAACCGTTTCAGTTTGTCCCTCTGGTTTCAGAAGTACAATAGGTGCAAGCATTCTCAAGAGGGCAGGTTTCGAGGATGTCGCCGTTCCTCTTGGTGGAACACACGCTTGGAAAAACAATGGCTATGAACTTGCTTAG
- the ggt gene encoding gamma-glutamyltransferase: MVFWRRPTGRSDVIADRGIVASSQPLATQAGLKMLQQGGNAVDAAVATAATLDVVEPFSTGCGGDAFALLHLPGQSKPLAFNGSGQAGSLVTLNELRERGWDQIPVRGGAPVTVPGAMHLWHFLTSNYGALDFETVMSPAIYYAENGFPVSPIIAEVWDLLFSALRNEAAENIFTIDGRAPKPGDKMSNPRLARTFREVAENGISSFYSGAIAESIVATVQEHGGFLKAEDLAGHETEQTSPISVSYRGVDIFEHAPNGQGFAALEMLNMMEEFEFSELSHLSAGRYHIMIEAKKLAYADLYQHNADPDFYEVPLERLLSKDYGLDRSKSIDLDSAMDVPDSGIDLGSDTIYLATADQEGRAVSFINSLYMGFGSGLVVPEWGIKLQNRGRLFSLNPGHPNSYEPGKRPFHTIIPGAAYTDDELLGVFGIMGGPHQAQAHAQFVSNVLDYEMSPQEALDHPRFHHNQDSNTVALENGIPPRAQGELKKRGHEIAHETMAGFGGGQAIFRLKDAWIAGSDFRKDGQAAGF, from the coding sequence ATGGTATTTTGGCGTAGGCCCACAGGAAGATCTGATGTTATTGCAGATAGAGGAATTGTTGCGTCATCGCAGCCACTTGCTACGCAGGCTGGCTTGAAGATGCTGCAACAAGGAGGCAATGCAGTGGATGCAGCTGTAGCTACAGCAGCAACCCTTGACGTAGTTGAACCTTTCTCAACCGGGTGCGGTGGAGATGCTTTTGCTTTACTGCATTTACCAGGACAGTCAAAACCCCTAGCATTCAACGGGTCAGGACAAGCAGGCTCTCTTGTCACTCTCAATGAGCTTCGAGAACGAGGATGGGACCAGATACCTGTAAGAGGAGGTGCACCTGTTACAGTTCCAGGCGCGATGCATCTATGGCACTTCCTAACATCCAACTACGGCGCTCTAGATTTTGAGACGGTTATGAGTCCGGCGATTTACTATGCGGAAAATGGTTTTCCAGTATCACCCATTATCGCAGAAGTTTGGGATCTTTTGTTTTCAGCTCTCAGAAATGAAGCTGCTGAAAACATTTTCACCATAGATGGTAGAGCCCCAAAACCGGGCGATAAAATGAGCAATCCTCGGCTGGCCCGCACTTTCAGAGAAGTTGCTGAGAACGGAATCTCTTCCTTCTATTCCGGTGCAATCGCTGAAAGCATAGTTGCAACAGTACAGGAGCATGGTGGCTTCTTGAAAGCGGAAGACCTAGCAGGACATGAGACTGAACAGACCTCACCAATTTCTGTATCCTACCGGGGCGTTGATATTTTCGAGCATGCGCCAAATGGACAAGGCTTTGCAGCTCTTGAAATGCTGAATATGATGGAGGAGTTCGAATTCTCGGAGCTTAGTCATCTTTCTGCTGGCAGATATCACATCATGATTGAAGCAAAGAAGTTGGCTTACGCAGACCTGTATCAGCACAATGCGGATCCCGACTTCTATGAGGTACCCTTGGAGCGATTACTCTCCAAGGACTACGGTCTTGACCGTTCAAAAAGCATCGATTTGGACTCTGCGATGGATGTGCCGGATTCGGGTATTGATTTGGGGTCGGACACAATATATTTGGCAACTGCTGACCAAGAGGGACGAGCGGTATCTTTCATCAACAGCTTGTATATGGGATTTGGTAGTGGTCTTGTGGTGCCAGAGTGGGGCATCAAACTGCAGAATAGAGGCAGGCTGTTTTCCCTTAACCCTGGGCACCCAAATAGCTATGAACCTGGGAAACGACCGTTTCATACAATTATCCCCGGAGCAGCCTACACAGACGATGAGTTACTTGGAGTGTTTGGAATCATGGGCGGACCACATCAGGCACAAGCCCATGCTCAATTTGTGAGCAATGTCTTGGATTATGAAATGTCACCCCAAGAGGCATTAGACCATCCTAGATTCCATCACAACCAGGATTCCAACACTGTGGCTCTTGAAAACGGCATTCCTCCGCGAGCTCAAGGAGAACTAAAAAAACGAGGGCACGAAATAGCGCACGAGACAATGGCTGGCTTTGGAGGCGGACAAGCCATTTTCCGCTTGAAGGATGCTTGGATTGCAGGTTCTGATTTCAGAAAAGACGGACAAGCTGCTGGATTCTAG